A single region of the Sphaeramia orbicularis chromosome 6, fSphaOr1.1, whole genome shotgun sequence genome encodes:
- the LOC115420813 gene encoding uncharacterized protein LOC115420813 isoform X1 encodes MDQCEDRENGAPPPKTTDRTPSGPGPGPDRPPKAQRRGPGPGPAPGQGPSCVSMKSTDSKDWFFNFKQDRPSEIHQRPQSSGPDPGSSCVSFRSDRSMDFPLEFSAETVEQQSSEVPTGLQDQTQLDSIFKLLEENICTFVKNELKKFRQALSPDYPQCLESLSDDDEEQRREAFLKITLNFLRRLKQEELASVCTAKSVWSSAAETERNLKQKF; translated from the exons atggatcagtgtgaggacagagaGAATGGAGCCCCTCCCCCAAAGACCACCGACAGGACCCcctcaggacctggacctggaccggacagaccccccaaagctcagag ACGTGGACCTGGACCGGGACCGGCACCTGGAcaaggacccagctgtgtgtccatgaagagtactGACTCCAAGGACTGGTTCTTTAACTTCAAACAGGATCGTCCATCAGA GATCCATCAGAGACCACAGTCCTCTGGACCTGATCCTGGatccagttgtgtgtccttcaGAAGTGACCGGTCCATGGATTTTCCACTAGAATTTTCTGCAGAAAC agtggagcagcagagctcagaggttcccactggtctacaggatcagactcagctggactccatatttaag ctgctggaggagaacatctgcacttttgtcaagaacgAATTGAAGAAGTTCCGCCAGGCTCTGAGTCCAGATTACCCACAATGCTTAGAGAGtctgagtgatgacgatgaagagcagaggagagaggcttttctgaagatcacactgaactttctgaggaggctgaagcaggaggagctggcgagcgtctgcaccgca AAGTCAGTCTGGAGTTCAGCAGCGGAAACTGAACGTAACCTGAAGCAGAagttttga
- the LOC115420813 gene encoding uncharacterized protein LOC115420813 isoform X3, which translates to MDQCEDRENGAPPPKTTDRTPSGPGPGPDRPPKAQRRGPGPGPAPGQGPSCVSMKSTDSKDWFFNFKQDRPSEIHQRPQSSGPDPGSSCVSFRSDRSMDFPLEFSAETVEQQSSEVPTGLQDQTQLDSIFKLLEENICTFVKNELKKFRQALSPDYPQCLESLSDDDEEQRREAFLKITLNFLRRLKQEELASVCTSEVSLEFSSGN; encoded by the exons atggatcagtgtgaggacagagaGAATGGAGCCCCTCCCCCAAAGACCACCGACAGGACCCcctcaggacctggacctggaccggacagaccccccaaagctcagag ACGTGGACCTGGACCGGGACCGGCACCTGGAcaaggacccagctgtgtgtccatgaagagtactGACTCCAAGGACTGGTTCTTTAACTTCAAACAGGATCGTCCATCAGA GATCCATCAGAGACCACAGTCCTCTGGACCTGATCCTGGatccagttgtgtgtccttcaGAAGTGACCGGTCCATGGATTTTCCACTAGAATTTTCTGCAGAAAC agtggagcagcagagctcagaggttcccactggtctacaggatcagactcagctggactccatatttaag ctgctggaggagaacatctgcacttttgtcaagaacgAATTGAAGAAGTTCCGCCAGGCTCTGAGTCCAGATTACCCACAATGCTTAGAGAGtctgagtgatgacgatgaagagcagaggagagaggcttttctgaagatcacactgaactttctgaggaggctgaagcaggaggagctggcgagcgtctgca CATCAGAAGTCAGTCTGGAGTTCAGCAGCGGAAACTGA
- the LOC115420813 gene encoding uncharacterized protein LOC115420813 isoform X2, protein MDQCEDRENGAPPPKTTDRTPSGPGPGPDRPPKAQRRGPGPGPAPGQGPSCVSMKSTDSKDWFFNFKQDRPSEIHQRPQSSGPDPGSSCVSFRSDRSMDFPLEFSAETVEQQSSEVPTGLQDQTQLDSIFKLLEENICTFVKNELKKFRQALSPDYPQCLESLSDDDEEQRREAFLKITLNFLRRLKQEELASVCTAEVSLEFSSGN, encoded by the exons atggatcagtgtgaggacagagaGAATGGAGCCCCTCCCCCAAAGACCACCGACAGGACCCcctcaggacctggacctggaccggacagaccccccaaagctcagag ACGTGGACCTGGACCGGGACCGGCACCTGGAcaaggacccagctgtgtgtccatgaagagtactGACTCCAAGGACTGGTTCTTTAACTTCAAACAGGATCGTCCATCAGA GATCCATCAGAGACCACAGTCCTCTGGACCTGATCCTGGatccagttgtgtgtccttcaGAAGTGACCGGTCCATGGATTTTCCACTAGAATTTTCTGCAGAAAC agtggagcagcagagctcagaggttcccactggtctacaggatcagactcagctggactccatatttaag ctgctggaggagaacatctgcacttttgtcaagaacgAATTGAAGAAGTTCCGCCAGGCTCTGAGTCCAGATTACCCACAATGCTTAGAGAGtctgagtgatgacgatgaagagcagaggagagaggcttttctgaagatcacactgaactttctgaggaggctgaagcaggaggagctggcgagcgtctgcaccg CAGAAGTCAGTCTGGAGTTCAGCAGCGGAAACTGA
- the LOC115420813 gene encoding uncharacterized protein LOC115420813 isoform X4: MDQCEDRENGAPPPKTTDRTPSGPGPGPDRPPKAQRIHQRPQSSGPDPGSSCVSFRSDRSMDFPLEFSAETVEQQSSEVPTGLQDQTQLDSIFKLLEENICTFVKNELKKFRQALSPDYPQCLESLSDDDEEQRREAFLKITLNFLRRLKQEELASVCTAKSVWSSAAETERNLKQKF; the protein is encoded by the exons atggatcagtgtgaggacagagaGAATGGAGCCCCTCCCCCAAAGACCACCGACAGGACCCcctcaggacctggacctggaccggacagaccccccaaagctcagag GATCCATCAGAGACCACAGTCCTCTGGACCTGATCCTGGatccagttgtgtgtccttcaGAAGTGACCGGTCCATGGATTTTCCACTAGAATTTTCTGCAGAAAC agtggagcagcagagctcagaggttcccactggtctacaggatcagactcagctggactccatatttaag ctgctggaggagaacatctgcacttttgtcaagaacgAATTGAAGAAGTTCCGCCAGGCTCTGAGTCCAGATTACCCACAATGCTTAGAGAGtctgagtgatgacgatgaagagcagaggagagaggcttttctgaagatcacactgaactttctgaggaggctgaagcaggaggagctggcgagcgtctgcaccgca AAGTCAGTCTGGAGTTCAGCAGCGGAAACTGAACGTAACCTGAAGCAGAagttttga